The following nucleotide sequence is from Candidatus Hydrogenedentota bacterium.
GGCGACAACGATACTTTTCACATGGATGAATCGTATTATGTCCACCGATCACGCGTTGCGTCTTCCCGGTTATGACGGTCGTCCGCCTGCTGAATCAGCAAGCATCGAAGAAGTAGATTTTACCGGCATTTTCCAAGAATTTGATGGGGTCCCCGGCACATTACCGGGCACATGGCCCCGATTCCGCGGCGCCAAAGCCGATAATATCGCTGCCGATGCGCCGCCCCTCGCCGACCATTGGGGCAGCGACGGACCGCCGGTCTTATGGACGGTACCCATGTTGGGCGAAGGTTACGCCGGCCCCGTCGTGCGCAATGGACGGGTCTATATTCTGGATCATGACGAGGACTTGCGTGCCGATGCGCTGCGTTGCTTTTCCCTGGACGACGGCCAAGAAATTTGGCGGCACGCCTATCATGTCGAAATCAGGCGGAACCACGGCATGTCCCGCACCACGCCCGCCGTAACTGATACCCATGTGGTGTCCATCGGTCCCCGATGCCATGTACTGTGTTTGGATGCCGTATCGGGCGCATTACAATGGGGCATCGATCTGCAGCGGGATTATGGGACCACGGAACCCCTTTGGTATACGGGACAATGCCCTCTTATCGATGAAGATATCGTGGTACTGGCTCCCGGCGGACCGCAAGAGCTCCTTCTAGGCGTTGCCCTCGCCACGGGCGAAGTTCTTTGGAAAACACCCAATCCCGAAGGATGGCACATGTCCCATTCATCGGTAGTACCCATGACGCTTGCCGGCAAAGAAATGTATGTCTACGCCGCCATAGGCGGATTGGCAGGCGTATCAGCAGAAGCTGCCGACTTGGGCACGCTCCTGTGGCAAACGCCGTGGGATGCGAAGGTAGTGGCGCCGGCACCGCTGTATATCGGCGACGACCGCATTTTAGCCCTGGCTGGATACGGCGTCGGCGGGATAGTCGTTGAGGTACAGCGAAGTGCCGCCGGCTTTGAAGGCAACATTTTGGAACGCCACAGTCCACGGGAAGGCATCGCCTCGGAACAGCATACCCCCATCCTCTACGACAATCATATTTACACCATCATGCCCAAAGATGCCAGCGACTTAAGAGAACAGTATGCCTGCTATCGTACCGACGGCACCGTCGTTTGGACGAGCGGTAAAGAACAGCGTTTCGGATTGGGGCCATGGCTCCTTGCAGACCAAAAATTCTTTGCACTCGATGATGACGGCATGCTCTATTTGATCCGAGCGCAAGCCGACAGTTTCGAGTTATTGGATCATAAGCAAGTCCTGTCAGGTCATGAATCTTGGGCGCCCATGGCACTCGCCTATGATCGCCTGTTGCTCCGTGATATGACCACCTTGGCGTGTATCTTTGTCGGCAAAGACTAACCTTATAACGCCATGCCTTTGAACGCATACTAAAATATTGCCTATACTGCATTTTACGAGAGAAAGGATCCCGGCCGTAAAAATAAAGCAGTCTCCCCCTTTGACGGGAACCCTGCGGAAATAATTGCAAAAAGAACCCTTACAAACCGTACAATATAGGGACGTCTTGAGACGTCCGATTTCGCGGAACACCTGTCTGTCTGAATAAGAGTCCCGCTGTGTACAATCACCAAAACACCAAAAGAAATACTTATGAATACTCCCTCTAAAAAGACACTTCCCCCTTGGGTGTGGGCAATCATCGGTTTAGTCGTAATCGGCATAACCCTTGCCCTTTTCTTCACCCGACGCTTTCCCGAACCGGGTCCTTCCATGCTTTATGACGTGTCGGCCTATGAAGTGGAAGAATAGCAACTCGTCATCTATAAAGAAATTCAACGGATCGCCTTGCCCTTGGAAGAAGCCTATGGCGTGACGATAAACCAAGAAAATCAATTTCTTATCGTTGGTGATTCTCTTTTAATTGTGCTGGATAACGAAGGCAACGAGATAAGCCGGCGTGCCCTAGAGCCCGCGCCTCGCTGCGTTGAAGCAGCGCCCGACGGTTCCCTCTATATAAGTGCCATGGCACAAATCATGGTCTTGCCATCAGCGGAGGGCGAAGTAAGCCTTTGGGAAGCCTTAGACGATAACACTTGGATCACTTCGCTCGCGGCGAGCGAAAACTTCGTCTATGCCGCCGATTCAGGCAATGCCAGGGTCTTGCAATATGACAAGTCCGGCACACTGCTGCGCGAGATCGGCGGTAAAAATGATGTGGAAAGACCCAAACAGTTTATTGTGCCCAGCCCCTACTTTGATGTTGCCATTGACACGATGGATAGCCTCTGGATCGCGAATCCCGGCCGGCTCGGCGTTGAGAATTACCGTCATGACGGCAGCTTGACAAGCACGTGGTATCACCCGGGCATGGCGATTGACACCTTCACAGGCTGCTGCAATCCTGCCCATTTCACCTTCAAAGCAAACAATGCACTCGTCACTATGGAAAAGGGCATTAACCGCGTCAAAGTCTTTGATGCCGTCCATGAATTTCAGGGTGTTGTAGCCACCCCTAAATACTTAAATGAAGGCTGGACCCCTACCGGGGAAACGCTGGAACTCGCACCGATCCGTGATCTCGCAGTAGATCGACAAGATCGTATCGTAGTACTTCACGGACCTTTGCATTGTCTTCTTATCTTTGAGGAGATCGATCAAGGAGCGTAATTGGAATGACTTCAAAAGAAAAACCCGCACGCCGCGAATTTATACGAGCGGCAGCGGCAGCAGCGTTGGGCAGCGGTGTGTGGCTTGCCGCAACGCCGTCCGCAGAGACAACGGTCTGGCAAATTGATCCCGCCAAGTGTGTGCAATGCGGCCAGTGCGCCACCAATTGCGTCATGAACCCTTCCGCCGTGAAATGTGTTCATGCCACCCGTATTTGCGGCTATTGTGATTTATGCAGCGGATTTTTGCAGCCCGGTGCGCTGCGATTGGATACGGGCGCGGAAAACGAACTCTGCCCCACCTCTGCCATCGTGCGCACTTTCGTGGAAGATCCCTATTTCGCTTACACGATTGATGAAGAACTCTGCATCGGATGCGGCAAATGCGTCAAGGGATGTTCCCAATTCGGAAACGGTTCCTTGTTTCTACAAATCAAACGGGATCTCTGCCGCAACTGCAATGAATGTTCCATTGCCGCCGACTGCCCCGCCGAGGCGATACAACGCATCCCCTTGAGCCGTGCCTATCTGCGCAAGGACGCCGGGCTGGAGCATGAATCAGACACATGAATAGCCGCGCCGTAAAATCCACTCTCTCCATGCTGGTTCTCGTCGGCTTTGTGCTCTTGTTCATCTTGAGCGCCCTGTCCGCCTATGGCCAAACAGAATTCCGTTTCCCCCGTCCGGAATTCAGTTCCGATTACCAACACAAAGAAATGAGTCTGCCCCCCGCGGCCCTGACACCGCCGGAGCTGGACATCTTTTTGCTCCTATTCTTATTGGCGTGCACCGCCTGGGCAGTCTTGTACCGCCGTTCACGGAATTGGGTTCTATTCCTATCAATCTTATCTTTGGGCTATTTTGGATTTTATCGGCACGGCTGCGTCTGCTCCGTTGGCTCTTTGCAAAATGTGCTCGATGCGGTTATCGGCTCCGGTGAAGCATTACCCTTGCTCATCGCCCTTTTCTTCCTCATCCCCCTACTCGCAAGCCTATATTTCGGACGGATCTTTTGTGCTGCCGTTTGCCCTTTGGGAGCCATTCAAGAACTCTGCGCCATTCATCCCGTACAAGTACCCAAAGCCATGGATCAGGCCTTGAGCATGTTGGCCTATGCCTATCTGGGCATTACGGTGGTCGGCATTTGGACCGGATGCGGCTATTTGATTTGCCGCTACGATCCTTTTGTGGGTTTCTTCCGACAAGGCGAAAATGTGAATATTCTGCTGGCAGGCGGGCTCTTGTTGCTCGCAGGCATCTTCATCGCGCGGCCCTACTGCCGCTATCTCTGCCCCTACGGTGTACTGCTGGGCTGGACATCGACTTTTTCCAGACGCCATGCAACCGTGACCCCGGCAGAATGTATACAATGCCGCCTCTGTGAAGAAGCATGTCCCTACAATGCCATCGTGATCCCCGCTCCGGCAGAAAAGATTGAATCGCGTAAACGGGGCACGCAGCGGATCGGACGCCTCCTTCTGGTTACGCCCATTGTTGTATTATTGGCGGCAGGCACCGGCTGGAGCGTACACCCCTTCCTGTCTAGACTGCATCATCGCGTCGCTCTCGCCGAACGTATCGCAGCGGAAGAGGCCGGACGCGTGGAAGGTACTACCATCGCCAGCGACGCCTTTCGCGACGGCGGAGAAACAATCGATGAATTGTACGCTGAGGCATGGTCGATCCGGCGGCAATTTAAACCGTTGAGCGCAGGCTTGGGCGCCTTTCTCGGACTCGTCCTGTGTGTACGCCTCTATCGCCTGTCCAGACTACGGCATGAAAATGATTATGTGCCGGACAAGCACGCCTGCCTCAGTTGTGCCCGGTGTTTTAAATATTGTCCTGTGGAGAAAGAGAATGCTCCGGCAAAAACCATCCCCCTTTAAAAAGAACGAATTCATCATGCGCACGTGCGCCGCTGTGGCGATTGCAGCCGGACTCTTTTGTTTTATTTTATGCGGACTACTGCTCCTCAACGCTTGGTTGATCCGTCTCAACGATCCCATGAACCTTCCCGAATTAATCGAATTGCGCGAACGGCTTTCCACCGGAACGGAAGCGGCAGATGAAACCATCGAAACCATACGTCAACTGGATTTGCTCGCACGGGGAGCCGTCTTCAAGTCCCAGCGTATGTTGCGCACAGGCGGATTACTCGCACTCATTTCTGCCGTGATCTTTATCGGAGCCCTCCGATTGGCAGCCTATTTTAATGAAGCCGTACCCGAACCCGATCTGAAGCGGCCCCTACAAAAATATTGGCACGATAAAGAGCGCTCCCGCGAACTCATCGTATTCATGGGCGGTCTTTGGCTGGTGGCGGCCCTCTTCGCCGCCGCATTCACACGGCTGGATTTTCCAGAACCTCGCGACACCATGGCAAGCGGCACTGATTCTCATAGCCAGGACGACCTATCGGAAGGAGCGGCGCTGACCAACCCCGATTGGGAACAAGTGCAAAAACAATGGCCCAATTTCCGAGGACCCGGCGGCATCGCCCAAGCCTTTTATACCACCGCCCCCACGCAATGGGATATAAACGCCAACACCAATGTCTTGTGGAAAGCGGAAGTGCCGCTAAGCGGTTTCAATTCACCGGTTGTATGGGACGATCATATTTATCTGAGCGGCGCCGACGACAAGAACCGAGAGGTATTCTGTTTCCATACCGATACGGGGGAATTGCTGTGGCGCGTGCCCGTGGGCCCGCCGCCTAACGCCCCCTTGGAATTGCCAAAGGTCAATGACGACACCGGCTTCGCCGCCCCTTCAGTAGCAACCCAAGGCGATGTAGTCTGTGCCATCTTCGCAACAGGTCATCTCGCGTGCATCAATAAAGACGGCAAAATACGTTGGGACAAATTTCTGGGCATGCCCGATAATCATTACGGACACAGCTCCTCCCTCATCATTCACGACAATCTGCTCATCGTGCAATATGATCAGCGCAAAAACGGTTCCTTATACGCTTTCCACTTGGATACGGGCAAAGAAGCATGGAAAGAAGAACGTAAAGATATCTCGTGGGCGTCACCGATTCTTGTGAACGCAGAACAAGGCATGCAGCTCGCCGTGGTTTCCACCAAATATCTGGATGTATACGCGCCGCAATCAGGCGCTTTACTATGGCAGGTTGATTGTCTCGCCGGTGAGATCGGTCCCAGTCCCGGTTTCGGCGCAGGCATGTACTTCACCGCCAATGATTATGCAGACAGCAGCGCCATCCGTCCCCCCGCCGATCCGACAACGGACGAGCCTGAAATTGTCTGGCAGTTTTATGATTCACTGCCTGATATTTCGAGCCCCCTTGCCACGGACGCCTTCTTTTACTTGCTCACCTCACGGGGAGAAATTATCTGTCTGGATCCCAAGGATGGTGAAGTCGTCTGGGTACACGAACATGACGAAGCCTTCTTCGCCTCTGCTGTGCTCGTCGGCGAACGTATTTATGCTATCGACCACCTGGGCACTGTACTCATCTTTAAAAATGCGAATGAGTACGAAGAAATCGCCTCACTCTCATTTGATGAAGATACTGCCGCCACGCCCGCCTATATGGACAACCGACTTTACGCACGTACCGCCACACAGCTCATTTGTATTGCTTCGCCATAACCCACGCGCAGCGCTCATTCTGAGCAAAGCGAAAATTCCGCCACGGTCACAGCGGCATCACTCAGGCAAGGGGTTGTGTAGGCTTTCCATGAACAACTCCAAGGATTGCCTTATTTTTACAGCTGCCGCCACTTGTTCGTTCGATGCGGCAATAGCGTTTTCTTCGTCTTCCCGCGCTTGCGCGATATCCTTATCCACAACATCGTAAAGTGCCGTCTCCACTTCCTTCAGATGATCACTGAATTGTTTCTCCAGCGCTTCCGCCCGCTTCGTGAATTCACTGTTCACATACTTTCGCGCCTCAGCCAGTTTCCGTTCATTTTTGACTTCTTGCAGCGCGCCGCCCACCTCTACGGCAACGCCGAGGATCGCCAAGACCGCGCCCATCCTTCCAATAGTCTTCACAATATTGGCTGCGTGCATGGGGCGCACCGAAAAGCCAATGAACCGCGTCGACGAGGTTAAGCCTTGATGCAGGATACTGCCGCTCGCTCCACGGGCAGCAATGAGCCCTTGGGTGGCTCTCGTGGTACCCGTAGCCATACGCCCTACTTTCACGCCCACTAAGTTGCCTATCTTTCCAAGGATCTTTAATTGACCGGTGAAACGATTTCCCCCCTTATTCTCGGTGAAGTTTTCAATATTGAACTCGTCGGTTTGGAGTTTAGCGCAAAACAAGAACATCAGTTCCCCCGATAGGGTGTTTTGAATTTCGTTTTGAAGCGTCTGTTGCGCCTCATGGACGACACTTTCAAGGGTCGCGCAAGCCGCCTCAATCTCTTTCGCCACTTGCGCATCAGCGATCTTCGATTCGCTTTTAATCTCTGCATCAGAACCGACCAACAAGGAAAGCATCATCCCTGTTTTGGTTACGGACAAAGAGAGATCTGCAGAGATTTCTTTTACTTTGCGCTGCAGCCGCTGACGTTCACGCGCAACACCACGGGACAACTTATTGAGCAATTCCAAAAAGGCATTGTCTTCTTCGGTCGTTCGGGAAAGTGCGGAAGACGCCTCATGCAAACTATTGATGGTGATCCTAATAGGCGTGTCCAATTTCGCAAGCATCCCTTTTGAATAGACGAATTCATTTAAGGCGTCAATAAACGTGGAGAATCTGCTCGCTTCTTTAAATTCCTCGTCGTCTTCATCAATACCGTCAAGATAATCACGGGCATCAACAAAACACACAGGAAACTGATCCAAAGAATGTTCGCCCAAAGCATCCTGCAAGCTTTTTTTATAATGTTGAATTTTGACCTCGTCGTCGCCTGCTTCAGAAGACATTTTATTGACAACAAGCATCATTTTAGAGGCATATTTCTCTTCGAAGGCAAGCTTCTTAAAGTTTTCAACAGTCACATCATCAAAAAGCGAATGGGTCAGACAAAAGACAAGCAGGTCCGCTTGTCGGATCGCCTCATAGGTAATCTGATCATGGTCTTGTCGGTCTGTAAAAAGGCCGGGTGTGTCAATTAGTTTTATGCCGTTCCAGTCATAGGCCGTCGTCGTCTCTGTTGTAATATCAGGGCAAATTTTGATGTCACGTCGATTCGTCAGCGCCGCGACCATGGACGATTTACCGGCACTGTATTCTCCGATGAAAGCGATGGTCAAAAATTCACGTTGCTGAAAGGCGCGTAACTCTTGATCAAATTGCGACCCTATAACTAAAAGACGTTTTTCGTTTTCGCGGATCAAGGTTTTGTAATTATCAATAT
It contains:
- a CDS encoding PQQ-binding-like beta-propeller repeat protein codes for the protein MAIRSSYSKAIAFFVLLLGLSVATTILFTWMNRIMSTDHALRLPGYDGRPPAESASIEEVDFTGIFQEFDGVPGTLPGTWPRFRGAKADNIAADAPPLADHWGSDGPPVLWTVPMLGEGYAGPVVRNGRVYILDHDEDLRADALRCFSLDDGQEIWRHAYHVEIRRNHGMSRTTPAVTDTHVVSIGPRCHVLCLDAVSGALQWGIDLQRDYGTTEPLWYTGQCPLIDEDIVVLAPGGPQELLLGVALATGEVLWKTPNPEGWHMSHSSVVPMTLAGKEMYVYAAIGGLAGVSAEAADLGTLLWQTPWDAKVVAPAPLYIGDDRILALAGYGVGGIVVEVQRSAAGFEGNILERHSPREGIASEQHTPILYDNHIYTIMPKDASDLREQYACYRTDGTVVWTSGKEQRFGLGPWLLADQKFFALDDDGMLYLIRAQADSFELLDHKQVLSGHESWAPMALAYDRLLLRDMTTLACIFVGKD
- a CDS encoding 4Fe-4S binding protein, with translation MTSKEKPARREFIRAAAAAALGSGVWLAATPSAETTVWQIDPAKCVQCGQCATNCVMNPSAVKCVHATRICGYCDLCSGFLQPGALRLDTGAENELCPTSAIVRTFVEDPYFAYTIDEELCIGCGKCVKGCSQFGNGSLFLQIKRDLCRNCNECSIAADCPAEAIQRIPLSRAYLRKDAGLEHESDT
- a CDS encoding 4Fe-4S binding protein, which codes for MNSRAVKSTLSMLVLVGFVLLFILSALSAYGQTEFRFPRPEFSSDYQHKEMSLPPAALTPPELDIFLLLFLLACTAWAVLYRRSRNWVLFLSILSLGYFGFYRHGCVCSVGSLQNVLDAVIGSGEALPLLIALFFLIPLLASLYFGRIFCAAVCPLGAIQELCAIHPVQVPKAMDQALSMLAYAYLGITVVGIWTGCGYLICRYDPFVGFFRQGENVNILLAGGLLLLAGIFIARPYCRYLCPYGVLLGWTSTFSRRHATVTPAECIQCRLCEEACPYNAIVIPAPAEKIESRKRGTQRIGRLLLVTPIVVLLAAGTGWSVHPFLSRLHHRVALAERIAAEEAGRVEGTTIASDAFRDGGETIDELYAEAWSIRRQFKPLSAGLGAFLGLVLCVRLYRLSRLRHENDYVPDKHACLSCARCFKYCPVEKENAPAKTIPL
- a CDS encoding PQQ-binding-like beta-propeller repeat protein is translated as MLRQKPSPFKKNEFIMRTCAAVAIAAGLFCFILCGLLLLNAWLIRLNDPMNLPELIELRERLSTGTEAADETIETIRQLDLLARGAVFKSQRMLRTGGLLALISAVIFIGALRLAAYFNEAVPEPDLKRPLQKYWHDKERSRELIVFMGGLWLVAALFAAAFTRLDFPEPRDTMASGTDSHSQDDLSEGAALTNPDWEQVQKQWPNFRGPGGIAQAFYTTAPTQWDINANTNVLWKAEVPLSGFNSPVVWDDHIYLSGADDKNREVFCFHTDTGELLWRVPVGPPPNAPLELPKVNDDTGFAAPSVATQGDVVCAIFATGHLACINKDGKIRWDKFLGMPDNHYGHSSSLIIHDNLLIVQYDQRKNGSLYAFHLDTGKEAWKEERKDISWASPILVNAEQGMQLAVVSTKYLDVYAPQSGALLWQVDCLAGEIGPSPGFGAGMYFTANDYADSSAIRPPADPTTDEPEIVWQFYDSLPDISSPLATDAFFYLLTSRGEIICLDPKDGEVVWVHEHDEAFFASAVLVGERIYAIDHLGTVLIFKNANEYEEIASLSFDEDTAATPAYMDNRLYARTATQLICIASP
- a CDS encoding GTPase; this encodes MTGFKAVEVNEHLQDYIDNYKTLIRENEKRLLVIGSQFDQELRAFQQREFLTIAFIGEYSAGKSSMVAALTNRRDIKICPDITTETTTAYDWNGIKLIDTPGLFTDRQDHDQITYEAIRQADLLVFCLTHSLFDDVTVENFKKLAFEEKYASKMMLVVNKMSSEAGDDEVKIQHYKKSLQDALGEHSLDQFPVCFVDARDYLDGIDEDDEEFKEASRFSTFIDALNEFVYSKGMLAKLDTPIRITINSLHEASSALSRTTEEDNAFLELLNKLSRGVARERQRLQRKVKEISADLSLSVTKTGMMLSLLVGSDAEIKSESKIADAQVAKEIEAACATLESVVHEAQQTLQNEIQNTLSGELMFLFCAKLQTDEFNIENFTENKGGNRFTGQLKILGKIGNLVGVKVGRMATGTTRATQGLIAARGASGSILHQGLTSSTRFIGFSVRPMHAANIVKTIGRMGAVLAILGVAVEVGGALQEVKNERKLAEARKYVNSEFTKRAEALEKQFSDHLKEVETALYDVVDKDIAQAREDEENAIAASNEQVAAAVKIRQSLELFMESLHNPLPE